In Humulus lupulus chromosome 6, drHumLupu1.1, whole genome shotgun sequence, a single genomic region encodes these proteins:
- the LOC133784677 gene encoding BURP domain-containing protein BNM2A-like, which produces MHNVDDHGPSSSSSSHTHLDRSTLQQSVFLNINDIKVGLTKPIYFPKKKKASPPFLGRQILGDPNSILFSSEQLPNFLRLFSVPQGSPQAKAMEFTLQMCESNPIKGETKMCATSFDSMLEFVRGMFGLDGLGHGFTHLTTTFYNDSNTMYQNYTVLEDLREIPTPKMVACHLMEFPYAVYGCHSMAKDRKLFKVSLSGHMGDRVETIVVCHMDTSLWDSDHPSFKALGFGPGMGPVCHFFPDHTNFVWLPSSVQV; this is translated from the coding sequence ATGCATAATGTTGATGATCATggtccatcatcatcatcatcctcacACACTCATCTTGACCGTTCAACACTACAACAGTCGGTTTTCCTCAACATCAACGACATAAAAGTGGGGTTAACAAAGCCCATTTATTTTCCAAAGAAGAAGAAAGCGTCTCCTCCATTTCTGGGAAGACAAATATTAGGAGACCCTAACTCGATATTATTCTCCTCAGAACAACTTCCCAACTTTCTTAGGCTATTCTCAGTCCCTCAAGGTTCACCACAAGCCAAAGCCATGGAGTTCACTCTCCAAATGTGTGAGTCTAACCCCATAAAAGGGGAGACAAAGATGTGTGCCACTTCTTTTGACTCCATGCTTGAGTTCGTACGTGGCATGTTCGGATTGGACGGCTTGGGCCACGGGTTCACACATCTCACAACCACCTTCTACAACGATTCCAATACCATGTACCAAAACTACACCGTTTTGGAGGACCTGAGAGAGATACCAACACCCAAGATGGTGGCATGCCATCTTATGGAATTTCCTTACGCTGTGTATGGCTGCCATAGCATGGCCAAGGACAGGAAGCTCTTCAAGGTGTCGTTGAGTGGCCACATGGGAGACAGAGTTGAAACCATTGTCGTTTGTCACATGGATACCTCGCTGTGGGATTCAGATCATCCTTCCTTCAAGGCCCTAGGGTTTGGGCCAGGCATGGGACCTGTCTGTCATTTCTTCCCTGATCACACTAATTTCGTATGGCTTCCTTCCTCTGTTCAAGTCTAA